The following are encoded together in the Candidatus Methylarchaceae archaeon HK02M2 genome:
- a CDS encoding translation initiation factor eIF-2B, which translates to MSNVEIKERIEMIKSDRNHGASWLSRQALYTLKLVAERSNATTCNDLIRHLMQVGKQLVEAHPSMAPLTNTISHAIYNISENSERDLDSLKRFIIYRVKELIENSRKSMLKAALNASKLIQEGTTIITHSYSSTIMEAINQLREKGVQVIISESRPLYEGRKVAHELSLLEIPVTLIIDSALGYFSSVADVALVGADSVLADGSIINKIGTYLLALAAKESNIPFYVVCETNKFNIKSYLGMKIELEQKESSEITDDISGVNIRNLYFDITPPKFVSQIITEGKEFKPNEVVSHMKKYKKYLEWLKE; encoded by the coding sequence ATGAGTAATGTAGAAATAAAAGAAAGAATCGAAATGATCAAATCTGACCGAAACCATGGAGCTAGCTGGTTATCGAGACAAGCGTTATATACTTTGAAATTGGTGGCGGAAAGAAGTAATGCAACAACTTGTAATGATTTAATTAGACATTTAATGCAAGTTGGAAAGCAACTGGTGGAAGCTCACCCAAGTATGGCACCATTGACTAACACCATCAGTCACGCTATTTACAATATCTCAGAGAACTCGGAGAGAGACCTTGACTCTTTGAAGAGATTTATAATTTATCGAGTTAAAGAGTTAATCGAAAATTCTCGGAAGTCTATGCTAAAAGCTGCTTTGAATGCATCAAAATTGATTCAAGAAGGAACCACAATTATAACCCATAGTTATAGTTCAACGATAATGGAAGCTATAAACCAGTTAAGAGAAAAAGGAGTTCAAGTTATCATCTCTGAATCAAGACCACTTTATGAAGGTAGGAAAGTTGCTCACGAACTTTCATTACTCGAAATTCCCGTTACTCTTATCATCGATTCTGCCCTTGGATATTTTTCATCTGTAGCTGATGTTGCTCTTGTTGGCGCCGATAGTGTACTTGCAGATGGTTCGATAATCAATAAAATTGGTACTTATCTATTAGCATTAGCAGCAAAAGAATCCAATATTCCATTTTATGTTGTATGTGAGACGAACAAATTCAATATTAAAAGTTATTTAGGTATGAAGATTGAATTGGAACAGAAGGAGAGTTCAGAGATAACCGATGATATATCTGGAGTAAATATTAGAAATCTATATTTTGATATCACGCCCCCAAAATTTGTTTCGCAAATAATCACTGAGGGGAAGGAGTTTAAGCCCAATGAAGTCGTAAGTCATATGAAAAAATATAAAAAGTATCTTGAATGGTTAAAAGAGTAA
- a CDS encoding HAD family hydrolase: MSIKAVIFDLDGTLVKFALDITNARKEAITEIKRIGINAENLNNLNVYLMLKVIKSRTDANTYLKLKQSVWRIVEKFELKASKCVNIQPDALNTLIFIKKLGLKLALVTNNGRKATYNIIKKFKFDNFFDTIITREDSKELKPDGLSIGRSIKILGIKSQEAIYVGDSVIDVLAAKKAGVISVALPTGISRISDLVKTKPDFIIGSLQDMMDLINRYFHY; the protein is encoded by the coding sequence TTGAGTATAAAAGCAGTAATTTTTGATCTAGATGGGACATTGGTCAAATTTGCCTTAGATATCACAAATGCACGAAAAGAAGCCATCACAGAGATCAAAAGAATAGGGATAAATGCTGAGAATTTAAATAACTTGAATGTTTATTTAATGCTCAAAGTTATAAAAAGTCGTACCGATGCCAATACTTACCTTAAATTAAAACAATCAGTATGGAGAATAGTCGAAAAATTTGAACTTAAAGCATCAAAATGCGTTAACATACAACCCGATGCACTTAATACTTTAATCTTTATCAAAAAGCTTGGGTTAAAATTAGCTTTAGTAACCAATAATGGGCGTAAAGCCACATACAATATCATTAAAAAGTTTAAATTTGATAATTTCTTCGACACAATTATCACAAGAGAAGATTCTAAAGAATTAAAGCCTGATGGTTTAAGCATAGGAAGATCAATAAAAATCCTAGGGATAAAGTCGCAAGAGGCTATTTACGTCGGAGATAGTGTGATAGATGTCTTGGCAGCGAAGAAGGCCGGAGTAATTTCAGTAGCTCTACCGACAGGTATTTCCAGAATAAGTGATCTAGTTAAAACTAAACCCGATTTTATTATAGGCTCCTTACAAGATATGATGGATTTAATCAATCGCTACTTTCACTACTAA
- the cdhA gene encoding CO dehydrogenase/acetyl-CoA synthase complex subunit alpha, whose protein sequence is MTSRKNVKFKFDKLKSETAEIDGLEVSIGKLIREKWDEPYGPTPSPSLATLREWDLKLLKRYKPFYLPYCDVCCLCTMGKCDLTAGKRGACGLDICAQQSRIVLIACCMGAATHIGHARHLVEHLIEKYGRDSPIDVGRSVGVDIEAPVTRLVYGEKPETLGDLEEVLDYVEKQVTQLLASTHTGQEGDNLDFESKVFHAGMIDQVGMEIADLAQISVYGFPKADPEAPLVELGIGVIDTTKPTILVIGHNVPPSVEIINYMEESGLSDSIEVAGICCTSIDATRYNPKAKIVGPISWQLRFIRSGMADVIVVDEQCIRTDVAIEAQKTMTPVIATAEKNCLGLPNRTNDPVDEIVKDLVEGKAHGALIFDPDKVGEVAVRTATLLAPKRKKFKVIPEISEILEGASKCAQCRFAPCMRACPNNLPIREAMEQAAKGDLEGLSNLYEVCIGCVRCESACTNDLPIHNYIVGASIKKMMEEKYKIRSGRGPIQDVEIRKVGGPIVLGEIPGVIALVGCANYPKGGNEVAEIAEEFAKRRFIVTTSGCSAMSIGMYRDEDGRNLYEVYPGEFDAGGIVNVGSCVANPHIAGAAIKIASIFARRKLRGNYEEIADYIHNRVGAVGIAWGAITQKAASIASGFWRLGIPVIVGPHGSKYRRMLLGRKDRKEDWYVYDARTGEKVFVGPCPEHLFYTAETKEEAMVMAAKLCMRPNDTARGRMIKLAHYIDLHKRFYKVMPDDIHLFVRTETDLPITMKEEIKKILAEKGWKENIIPDPTLLPRMVHTKEEKSDE, encoded by the coding sequence TTGACATCTAGAAAGAATGTTAAATTCAAGTTTGACAAGTTGAAGAGCGAGACAGCCGAGATCGATGGACTAGAAGTTTCGATAGGTAAGTTAATTCGTGAAAAATGGGATGAACCATACGGTCCAACACCATCTCCTTCCCTAGCCACGCTCAGAGAATGGGACTTAAAGCTCTTGAAACGTTACAAACCATTCTATCTGCCCTACTGTGATGTCTGTTGCCTCTGCACTATGGGTAAATGTGATCTTACAGCCGGAAAGAGGGGTGCGTGTGGTCTAGATATATGTGCTCAACAATCCAGGATTGTTCTTATAGCTTGTTGTATGGGAGCTGCTACTCATATTGGTCACGCAAGACATCTAGTAGAGCATCTAATAGAAAAATATGGTAGAGATAGTCCGATAGATGTGGGTAGATCTGTTGGTGTTGATATTGAAGCTCCAGTAACTAGGTTGGTTTATGGTGAGAAGCCAGAAACGTTAGGGGATTTAGAAGAAGTGTTAGACTATGTTGAAAAACAAGTCACACAACTTTTAGCGTCTACTCACACAGGTCAAGAAGGAGATAACTTAGATTTTGAGTCAAAAGTTTTCCATGCAGGTATGATCGATCAAGTCGGTATGGAAATTGCTGACCTCGCTCAAATCTCTGTTTACGGCTTTCCAAAAGCTGACCCAGAGGCACCATTAGTAGAGTTAGGGATAGGTGTCATCGATACTACAAAACCCACTATTCTGGTTATAGGTCATAATGTTCCTCCTTCAGTTGAAATCATCAATTACATGGAAGAGTCGGGTCTTTCAGATAGTATTGAAGTTGCAGGGATATGCTGTACATCTATCGATGCTACAAGATATAATCCAAAAGCAAAGATTGTCGGACCTATTTCATGGCAATTAAGGTTCATTAGAAGTGGCATGGCAGATGTAATTGTTGTTGATGAACAATGTATTCGAACAGACGTTGCTATAGAAGCGCAAAAGACGATGACGCCCGTTATCGCTACAGCAGAAAAGAACTGTCTTGGCCTACCTAATCGAACTAACGATCCTGTAGATGAGATCGTAAAAGATCTTGTAGAAGGAAAAGCTCATGGTGCCTTGATATTCGATCCCGATAAGGTAGGAGAGGTCGCTGTAAGGACAGCAACGCTTCTTGCACCTAAGAGGAAGAAGTTCAAAGTTATACCCGAGATAAGTGAAATATTAGAAGGTGCAAGTAAATGTGCACAATGCCGCTTTGCTCCTTGTATGAGGGCTTGCCCGAACAATCTTCCAATTCGTGAAGCGATGGAGCAAGCCGCTAAAGGAGATCTAGAAGGACTTTCTAATCTTTATGAAGTTTGTATTGGTTGTGTGCGTTGTGAGAGCGCATGTACTAACGACTTACCCATCCACAACTATATCGTAGGTGCTTCCATAAAAAAGATGATGGAGGAAAAATACAAGATCAGGTCTGGAAGAGGGCCAATACAAGATGTTGAGATACGAAAGGTTGGTGGGCCTATCGTTTTAGGAGAGATACCTGGGGTTATAGCATTAGTGGGATGCGCAAACTATCCGAAAGGAGGAAATGAAGTTGCAGAAATTGCTGAAGAGTTTGCAAAGCGGAGATTTATAGTAACTACTTCAGGATGTTCAGCAATGTCTATTGGCATGTACCGAGACGAAGATGGTAGAAATCTCTATGAGGTATATCCAGGAGAATTTGATGCAGGCGGTATTGTAAATGTTGGATCTTGCGTCGCTAATCCTCATATAGCAGGTGCAGCAATAAAGATTGCGAGTATCTTTGCAAGACGAAAGCTTAGAGGAAATTATGAAGAAATTGCAGATTATATTCATAATCGAGTTGGTGCAGTAGGTATAGCTTGGGGTGCTATAACTCAGAAGGCGGCATCAATAGCGAGTGGCTTTTGGCGTTTAGGGATACCTGTAATCGTAGGTCCACACGGGTCAAAGTATAGGCGTATGCTATTGGGTAGAAAAGATCGTAAAGAAGATTGGTATGTCTATGATGCTCGTACCGGAGAGAAAGTATTTGTTGGGCCTTGTCCTGAACATCTCTTCTATACTGCTGAAACAAAGGAGGAAGCTATGGTGATGGCCGCAAAGCTCTGTATGAGGCCAAATGATACAGCGAGGGGAAGGATGATTAAGCTTGCACATTATATCGACCTCCACAAGAGGTTCTATAAAGTCATGCCTGACGATATTCACCTTTTTGTGAGAACTGAGACAGATCTACCGATAACGATGAAGGAAGAGATAAAGAAAATACTCGCTGAAAAAGGGTGGAAGGAGAATATTATACCAGACCCTACATTGTTACCAAGAATGGTTCATACAAAGGAGGAGAAGAGTGATGAGTAA
- the cdhB gene encoding CO dehydrogenase/acetyl-CoA synthase complex subunit epsilon produces MSNEPWQIGEIAGPKKALIITKPSVVVGMVKKAKRTLMVVGHQTAEIDLGEENAIDYMIKIADRFKIPIVATANAVSEFVERNYPISWMSAMDIGNRLQDPEWEGLDGKGQYDLVLFIGIPYYMEWTILSGLKHTAPNLKTISLDRYYHPHASWSFSNIKIDEWVTYLKTIIGQIEEKA; encoded by the coding sequence ATGAGTAATGAACCTTGGCAGATAGGTGAAATTGCAGGACCGAAAAAAGCACTCATAATTACAAAGCCTTCCGTAGTTGTGGGTATGGTTAAAAAAGCAAAGCGTACTCTTATGGTTGTTGGTCATCAAACAGCAGAGATCGACTTAGGAGAAGAAAATGCGATCGATTATATGATTAAAATAGCAGACAGATTCAAAATCCCAATCGTAGCTACAGCCAATGCAGTAAGTGAGTTCGTTGAAAGGAATTATCCTATTTCATGGATGTCTGCTATGGACATCGGTAATCGGCTTCAGGACCCAGAGTGGGAAGGACTGGATGGGAAAGGCCAATACGATCTCGTCCTATTTATTGGGATTCCCTACTATATGGAGTGGACGATTCTATCCGGACTTAAACACACTGCTCCTAACCTAAAAACTATCTCTTTAGATAGATATTACCATCCTCATGCATCTTGGTCATTTTCAAATATTAAAATCGATGAATGGGTTACATATTTAAAAACTATCATAGGTCAGATAGAAGAGAAAGCATAG
- a CDS encoding DUF99 family protein, whose amino-acid sequence MHVRVEKKGIRALGIAESFKKDQSKRSVLAGVVIRSDMIIDGFVFGSAELGGDDATDEIVNMFKRLNRNDINVIILSGSVISMYNIIDIDSVGLKTNTPVISVTFEESEGLEPHIKHHFPDSWEKKLSAYEQLGSREIVKLHTNYKIFVRPHGISLEICKRILDKFTIQGAIPEPIRLARLLARAKIFSNIFQKNEQYTHRF is encoded by the coding sequence ATGCACGTTCGAGTTGAGAAAAAAGGTATTCGTGCTCTTGGGATAGCTGAGAGCTTCAAAAAAGATCAAAGTAAAAGATCAGTATTAGCAGGAGTAGTAATCAGAAGTGATATGATCATAGATGGATTTGTCTTTGGAAGTGCAGAGCTAGGAGGAGATGATGCGACAGATGAGATTGTTAACATGTTTAAAAGATTAAATCGGAATGATATCAATGTGATAATATTATCGGGGAGTGTAATCAGTATGTACAATATCATCGATATAGACTCGGTAGGGCTAAAAACCAATACACCAGTGATAAGTGTTACATTTGAGGAGTCTGAAGGCTTGGAGCCTCATATAAAGCATCATTTTCCAGATTCTTGGGAGAAAAAGTTATCAGCTTATGAACAGCTTGGCTCAAGGGAGATTGTTAAACTTCATACAAATTATAAAATTTTTGTGAGACCTCATGGAATTTCTTTAGAAATCTGTAAAAGAATATTGGATAAATTTACAATTCAGGGCGCCATACCAGAGCCCATAAGATTGGCGAGGCTACTTGCTAGAGCAAAGATTTTTTCAAATATTTTTCAAAAAAATGAACAGTATACTCATAGATTTTAA
- a CDS encoding Ig-like domain-containing protein, with protein sequence MNRTRILTLSTFTLMIILATTCIPVVLAQDPDDYIVTEAIANNLVIITSEGGRGVIHDFIGTAVPSGVAIDSEGNYIVTEANTDKLVKITTEGVRTVIFNFAPNSGPLGVAIDSEGNYIVTEWEADNLVKITPNGIRSEIFSFNSATHPSGVAIDSEGNYIVTEEAANNLVKITPEGARTIIHDFVSAPYPYSVAIDSEGDYIVTEHNANKLVKITPGGVRTEIYEFDGGTNPIGVAIDSEGDYIVTEASVNKLVKITTEGVRTEIYEFDGGTFPWGVAVYPDLIPPTISITFPISGSYVGNITVVEGTSEDVHSVIEKVEVKIDDGSWQLATGTTSWSCSLDTTSVVAGSHTITARATDNNNNTDTTSVNVIVDNLPPSLSIISPTSGSELTSSIVTAMWTGLDAGSGIDHYEVKLDGGSWINVLTSNNHNFSGVSDGSHTVYVKAVDGVGNSKEASVNFTVNAGLIFGLDLTTIAILGAAFIIVIVIIVYLILRGRKPPTTPPSTPTPPPT encoded by the coding sequence ATGAATCGTACACGTATTCTAACACTATCTACTTTCACTTTAATGATCATTTTAGCTACAACATGCATTCCTGTAGTATTAGCTCAGGATCCAGATGACTATATTGTAACAGAAGCTATTGCAAACAATCTAGTAATAATAACTTCTGAAGGTGGAAGAGGCGTTATACATGACTTCATTGGTACGGCTGTGCCTTCCGGAGTAGCCATAGATTCTGAGGGGAATTATATAGTAACAGAAGCTAATACAGACAAACTAGTTAAAATAACAACTGAAGGTGTAAGAACAGTGATATTTAATTTCGCTCCTAATTCAGGACCTTTGGGTGTAGCCATAGATTCTGAGGGGAATTATATAGTAACAGAATGGGAAGCAGACAATCTAGTAAAAATTACTCCTAATGGTATAAGGAGCGAGATATTCTCCTTTAATTCAGCAACACACCCTTCCGGAGTAGCCATAGATTCTGAGGGGAATTATATAGTAACAGAAGAAGCTGCAAACAATTTAGTCAAGATAACTCCAGAGGGAGCAAGAACAATTATACATGATTTCGTTAGCGCGCCTTATCCTTATAGTGTAGCCATAGACTCTGAAGGTGATTATATAGTAACAGAACATAATGCTAACAAGCTTGTCAAGATAACTCCTGGTGGAGTAAGAACAGAAATATACGAATTCGATGGTGGGACTAATCCTATAGGTGTAGCCATAGACTCTGAAGGTGATTATATAGTAACAGAAGCTAGTGTAAACAAACTAGTTAAAATAACAACTGAAGGTGTAAGAACAGAAATATACGAGTTCGATGGTGGGACTTTTCCTTGGGGTGTGGCTGTTTATCCCGATCTAATTCCGCCAACCATTTCAATCACCTTCCCTATAAGTGGTTCTTACGTTGGAAATATTACGGTAGTTGAAGGTACAAGTGAAGATGTACATTCTGTTATTGAAAAGGTAGAAGTCAAGATCGATGATGGTTCTTGGCAGTTGGCAACAGGAACAACATCTTGGTCCTGCTCTTTGGACACTACAAGTGTTGTTGCTGGTAGCCACACAATCACTGCAAGGGCAACTGATAACAACAACAACACAGATACTACTAGCGTTAATGTGATCGTCGATAATTTACCACCATCACTTTCTATCATTTCACCTACGAGTGGCTCTGAATTAACGTCATCAATCGTTACAGCTATGTGGACTGGTTTAGACGCTGGTTCAGGAATAGATCATTACGAAGTCAAGTTAGATGGAGGTTCATGGATCAATGTTTTAACTTCTAATAACCATAACTTTTCAGGAGTAAGTGATGGAAGCCATACCGTTTACGTCAAGGCTGTAGATGGAGTTGGCAACTCAAAGGAGGCTAGTGTTAACTTCACTGTTAATGCAGGGCTTATATTCGGACTTGACTTGACTACTATAGCGATTTTGGGTGCAGCGTTCATAATTGTAATTGTCATTATTGTCTATCTAATACTCAGAGGAAGGAAACCTCCGACTACACCTCCATCTACTCCAACACCTCCACCAACTTAA
- a CDS encoding 5-formyltetrahydrofolate cyclo-ligase translates to MEESGIARFPKPITGRIPNFEGSDKAAQRLINLKEFTSAKVVKVNPDSPQSQVRRGALLSGKLLIMPSPRLGKGFILLDSKRIQKTFLKKASTIKGAFEYGRFCSLEELPKVDLIVAGSVAVSKDGVRVGKGGGYSEIEYGILRELGLIGEDTPIFTTVHDVQIIEKAIKEDHDFIVDAVITSSKVIRIERKSSEPKGIIWDKLTKQKLEKMPILIELKRILNSKIQ, encoded by the coding sequence ATGGAAGAATCTGGTATAGCAAGGTTTCCAAAACCTATTACAGGTAGAATTCCAAACTTTGAAGGTTCAGATAAGGCTGCACAAAGGCTGATTAACCTAAAAGAATTTACAAGTGCAAAAGTAGTAAAAGTCAACCCAGATTCTCCCCAATCACAAGTGAGAAGAGGTGCACTTTTGAGTGGAAAATTGTTGATTATGCCTTCTCCAAGGCTCGGGAAGGGTTTTATACTTTTAGATTCAAAAAGGATTCAAAAAACATTTTTAAAAAAAGCTTCAACAATAAAGGGTGCCTTCGAATATGGAAGATTTTGCTCTCTTGAAGAATTACCTAAAGTTGACTTAATAGTTGCTGGGTCTGTAGCTGTTTCTAAGGATGGAGTAAGGGTAGGCAAAGGAGGAGGATATAGCGAAATAGAATACGGAATTTTAAGAGAACTCGGTTTAATTGGTGAAGATACGCCTATTTTCACCACAGTTCATGATGTCCAGATAATTGAAAAGGCTATAAAAGAAGATCATGATTTTATAGTAGATGCCGTAATTACATCAAGTAAAGTGATAAGGATAGAAAGGAAATCCTCCGAACCCAAAGGTATAATTTGGGATAAGCTTACCAAACAAAAATTGGAAAAAATGCCCATACTTATTGAGTTAAAGAGGATTTTAAATTCTAAAATCCAATAA
- a CDS encoding class I SAM-dependent methyltransferase family protein: MTKMLKRELEKVLTTDEIHQIYSSFDIIGDIAIIKIPEPLLDKKYIIAETILNKIKSIKTVLRQSTSVSGEYRTRDLEYILGDDKTLTLYKEYGCIFKVDVAKVYFSPRLSTERARIAKKVKSGETIINMFAGVGSFSIIIAKNQPESKIFSIDLNPYAYDLMVENIKLNKVVDRVIPFLGDAKSVIEDSLKGFGDRVLMPLPEKAIDYMDIAIRALKPKGGIIHYYTHLHAPKGEDPIKEAEKEVKSSLKVPYKISETRVVREVGPRWNQLVLDLVIV, encoded by the coding sequence ATGACGAAGATGTTAAAGAGAGAGTTGGAAAAAGTTCTGACAACTGATGAAATTCATCAAATATATAGTAGCTTTGATATAATTGGAGATATCGCTATCATAAAGATACCCGAACCTCTTTTAGACAAGAAGTATATCATTGCTGAGACAATTCTTAATAAAATTAAATCTATCAAGACAGTATTAAGGCAATCAACATCGGTCTCAGGAGAATATCGTACAAGAGATTTAGAGTATATCTTGGGGGATGACAAGACATTAACATTGTACAAAGAATATGGCTGTATTTTTAAAGTAGATGTTGCAAAAGTCTATTTCTCTCCTAGACTTTCTACTGAAAGAGCCCGTATAGCTAAAAAGGTGAAGAGTGGAGAGACGATAATCAATATGTTCGCCGGTGTGGGGTCCTTTTCAATAATAATTGCAAAAAATCAACCAGAATCCAAAATTTTCAGTATAGATTTAAACCCATATGCATATGATCTTATGGTGGAAAATATTAAATTGAATAAAGTTGTTGACAGGGTGATACCGTTTTTAGGAGACGCAAAGTCTGTGATAGAAGACTCTCTTAAAGGGTTTGGAGATAGAGTATTGATGCCGCTACCAGAAAAGGCAATCGATTATATGGATATTGCTATTCGTGCATTAAAACCAAAGGGTGGCATAATTCATTATTACACTCACTTACATGCTCCAAAAGGTGAGGATCCGATAAAGGAAGCCGAAAAAGAAGTTAAATCATCTCTGAAAGTACCTTACAAAATATCGGAAACCAGAGTAGTGAGGGAAGTGGGTCCAAGATGGAATCAATTAGTCCTAGATTTGGTCATTGTTTAA
- a CDS encoding PH domain-containing protein codes for MKEILIKIGEEFKPSLQFKKLYFIYLILAIPIVVLTWYIPVTIFAPYIVILIVSLVVLLPILIILIFTAYWIPKYYDTMLYKLTNSEMTWRRGVWFKKTGIIPYNRITNIDIAQGPISRGLRIASLKIQTAGYSAPSSGRAEIRIDGIERFEELREQIMDLVRGKKPIAVETYEEDINLKIHNELVKIRELLEKSSEK; via the coding sequence ATGAAAGAAATTCTAATAAAAATCGGTGAGGAATTCAAACCTTCACTACAATTTAAAAAACTTTACTTCATTTATTTAATTTTAGCAATTCCGATCGTTGTTCTAACATGGTATATTCCTGTAACAATCTTTGCTCCATACATAGTCATCCTTATAGTGAGTCTTGTCGTTTTATTACCAATTCTGATTATCTTGATCTTCACAGCCTACTGGATTCCGAAATATTATGATACGATGCTCTATAAACTTACTAACAGTGAGATGACATGGAGAAGGGGAGTATGGTTCAAGAAAACAGGAATTATTCCTTATAATAGGATAACAAATATCGATATTGCTCAAGGTCCTATCTCGAGAGGGTTGAGAATAGCATCGCTTAAGATCCAGACTGCCGGCTATTCAGCACCTTCAAGTGGGCGTGCTGAAATAAGAATTGATGGTATTGAGCGGTTTGAGGAATTGAGAGAACAGATAATGGACCTTGTTAGAGGTAAGAAACCGATAGCAGTAGAGACGTACGAAGAAGATATCAATTTAAAAATTCATAATGAATTGGTGAAAATTAGAGAGTTGCTAGAAAAATCTTCAGAAAAATGA